A window of Sphingorhabdus lacus contains these coding sequences:
- a CDS encoding DNA cytosine methyltransferase, whose protein sequence is MHSLELCAGAGGQALGLEQAEFKHEALVELDHNCCDTLRLNRPEWNVLEDDLRLFKERAAAFAGVDLVAGGLPCPPFSVAGKQLGELDERNLFPDALDIIDVVRPKAVMIENVRGFLGAVFEDYRLYLRGQLKKLGYEVDWRLLNASDFGVSQLRPRVVIVATQTKYWSSFEWPEVNKVNPVTVGEKLFNLMAANGWRGARQWSERANDIAPTIVGGSKKHGGPDLGPTRAKKAWASLGVNGMTIAEEAPDSTFVGMPRLTVEMVGLLQGFPEGWQFSGRKTAAYRQVGNAFPPPVAAAVAKQVRKAITAKQVQAAA, encoded by the coding sequence ATGCACTCTTTGGAACTCTGCGCCGGTGCTGGTGGGCAAGCATTAGGGCTGGAACAAGCGGAATTCAAACACGAGGCTCTCGTTGAACTTGACCATAATTGTTGTGATACGCTTCGACTAAATCGGCCCGAATGGAACGTGCTTGAGGATGACTTGCGACTTTTTAAAGAGCGGGCCGCTGCATTTGCTGGTGTTGATCTTGTCGCTGGTGGATTGCCATGCCCGCCTTTTTCTGTAGCTGGCAAGCAACTTGGCGAGCTAGATGAACGAAATTTGTTTCCAGATGCGTTGGACATCATTGACGTTGTTCGCCCGAAAGCCGTGATGATCGAAAACGTGCGTGGGTTTCTTGGCGCTGTGTTCGAGGATTATAGGCTTTATCTACGCGGCCAACTCAAAAAGCTTGGATACGAGGTGGACTGGCGTTTGCTCAATGCTTCTGATTTTGGTGTTTCCCAGCTACGTCCCCGTGTCGTGATCGTAGCAACACAGACAAAATATTGGTCTTCCTTTGAGTGGCCTGAAGTCAACAAGGTCAATCCGGTGACTGTTGGCGAGAAGTTGTTTAATCTAATGGCCGCCAACGGCTGGCGTGGCGCTCGTCAGTGGTCTGAACGGGCGAACGATATTGCTCCCACTATTGTTGGGGGATCGAAGAAACATGGCGGACCAGATCTTGGTCCTACGCGGGCAAAGAAGGCATGGGCTTCACTAGGTGTGAACGGAATGACCATTGCCGAGGAAGCTCCCGACTCTACCTTCGTTGGCATGCCGCGTCTTACTGTGGAAATGGTTGGCTTGTTACAAGGCTTTCCCGAAGGCTGGCAATTCTCTGGCCGGAAGACTGCCGCTTATCGTCAAGTTGGAAATGCCTTCCCACCGCCTGTAGCCGCGGCCGTGGCGAAGCAGGTCCGAAAAGCAATAACTGCTAAGCAAGTCCAAGCTGCTGCTTGA
- a CDS encoding HNH endonuclease: protein MKTIDPAKAGSTAGVEILKLLQMYPNGLNAGEIRASVGTVGDQEQLMRRLRHVRKYYHVPYEKVDDRWVYVFRGEKQNVTTDSGIITGKQRARILNLAKGRCQMCGRTVDEDSIKLQVDHRVPQTWGGLTVDENLWAICVQCNHGKRDFFASFNPREMAELVKIESVHERIARFLKMHKDEWVDSHYIEDIANVRERQDDWQKRLRELRYPVVGMDIETGRYKTPEGFIRSRYKLTKWVDLPPNHQKLIRDWDDKKKRLLIKQQLGLA from the coding sequence ATGAAAACAATCGATCCTGCTAAAGCTGGCAGCACGGCTGGAGTAGAAATACTCAAATTGCTGCAGATGTATCCTAACGGCCTGAATGCCGGTGAGATTCGTGCTTCGGTCGGGACCGTAGGCGACCAAGAGCAGCTTATGAGGCGGCTGCGCCATGTGCGAAAATATTATCACGTACCTTATGAAAAGGTCGACGACCGTTGGGTCTATGTGTTTCGAGGTGAGAAACAGAACGTAACAACGGATTCTGGCATAATCACTGGAAAACAGCGGGCGCGCATTTTGAATCTTGCCAAAGGTCGTTGCCAGATGTGTGGACGAACAGTTGATGAAGACAGCATAAAGCTGCAGGTGGATCATCGCGTTCCCCAAACGTGGGGTGGATTAACTGTTGATGAAAATCTCTGGGCGATCTGCGTTCAGTGTAACCATGGCAAGCGCGACTTTTTTGCCTCGTTCAATCCCCGCGAGATGGCTGAACTTGTAAAGATCGAGTCAGTGCATGAACGGATCGCACGCTTCCTAAAGATGCATAAAGACGAGTGGGTGGACTCGCACTATATTGAAGACATCGCTAACGTTCGAGAGCGCCAAGATGATTGGCAGAAGCGCCTTCGCGAACTGCGCTATCCAGTGGTTGGCATGGACATCGAGACAGGCCGATACAAGACGCCAGAAGGTTTCATTCGCAGCCGCTATAAGCTTACAAAATGGGTAGATCTGCCGCCAAATCACCAAAAACTAATCAGGGATTGGGATGATAAAAAGAAGCGTCTGCTAATCAAGCAGCAGCTTGGACTTGCTTAG
- a CDS encoding DUF262 domain-containing protein, producing MSLNSIIQPSRPTVSQIVEQFRKKDMFVDNSFQRRLVWTERQKVRLIETILMGYPMPEIYVWQQPADADTGKQQLSIVDGQQRITAMTQFVTNEWKLSKAYLDNEAAEYVDRPWKDLPDAIKQQFWDYVINVRTIPSNVDAEQIKAIFKRLNETDKSLNPQELRNAEFNGTFIKLAETIADLPQFGELRAFTDHQIRRMADVQFTSGMLMFLRRGLLEETITTINETYDLYNDQYEEAEQDLAAVQEFLDDCYNIYFCNGRVRSFFSKQVHLFTLFCVDQSLKAKGANRDPVPAKLNSFVETYEDNPNTSEIIEKYREGASSRTRSRASRALRLNNLMKWIVET from the coding sequence ATGTCGCTCAATAGCATTATACAGCCAAGTCGGCCCACGGTATCCCAAATTGTGGAGCAGTTCCGAAAAAAAGACATGTTCGTTGATAACTCTTTTCAGCGACGTTTGGTGTGGACTGAGAGGCAAAAAGTTAGGCTGATCGAGACAATACTTATGGGTTATCCTATGCCCGAAATCTATGTTTGGCAGCAACCAGCAGACGCCGATACGGGTAAGCAGCAACTGAGTATAGTGGATGGCCAACAGCGCATCACTGCTATGACGCAGTTTGTTACCAATGAGTGGAAGTTGTCGAAAGCCTATCTTGACAACGAGGCGGCCGAATATGTCGATCGACCTTGGAAAGATCTTCCTGACGCCATTAAGCAGCAGTTTTGGGACTATGTAATTAACGTTAGGACAATTCCCAGCAACGTAGACGCCGAACAGATTAAAGCTATATTTAAAAGGCTGAATGAGACGGATAAATCGCTCAACCCACAAGAACTTCGTAACGCTGAGTTCAATGGTACGTTCATCAAGCTTGCGGAAACTATTGCCGATCTGCCTCAATTCGGTGAGTTGCGGGCGTTTACCGACCACCAAATTCGCCGCATGGCTGATGTACAATTCACAAGCGGTATGTTGATGTTCCTTAGAAGAGGGCTGCTCGAGGAAACGATCACAACAATCAATGAGACTTACGACCTCTACAATGATCAATATGAAGAGGCTGAACAAGACCTTGCGGCAGTGCAGGAGTTCTTAGATGACTGCTATAATATCTATTTTTGTAACGGGCGGGTGCGATCGTTCTTTTCAAAACAAGTCCACCTTTTCACATTGTTTTGTGTGGATCAAAGCCTGAAAGCGAAAGGCGCCAATAGGGATCCAGTTCCTGCAAAACTTAACTCTTTTGTGGAGACTTACGAAGATAACCCCAATACGTCGGAAATTATCGAGAAATACCGCGAAGGGGCTAGTTCAAGAACGCGAAGCAGAGCCAGTCGTGCGCTGCGCCTGAATAACCTTATGAAGTGGATAGTTGAAACCTGA
- a CDS encoding 3'-5' exonuclease, with product MEKKHSAFGLITYDKGSKPMNNVQDHTACTRFPNRVLTDEHQEANAACRILHQVPDPFEIVPDAIPNGGRIIAICDVETTGLDIHHDQIIELAIMLVIVDAEGSIVGVMPPRSWLEDPGAPLDPRIIEITGITDADVARQQIDERQALAMFARASLVLAHNAKFDVGFIERRLPAAAGKDWACSCSEIDWPMLGFDTRVQGYLLMQSGWFNTAHRAAADVWSLYWLLQQQHGERTLLQRLLLASDQPTMRIDARYAPYRLKDDLKLRGYRWDSDSKVWWIEIAEGACETEVAWLYQLGVQSPLLTPITARERHRPLKVAATIMEEPDGPAF from the coding sequence GTGGAAAAAAAGCACTCGGCCTTTGGCCTCATCACCTATGACAAAGGCAGCAAACCCATGAATAATGTACAAGACCATACCGCGTGCACGCGGTTCCCAAACCGTGTCCTCACTGATGAGCATCAGGAGGCTAATGCAGCCTGCAGAATACTGCACCAGGTTCCCGATCCATTTGAGATCGTACCTGACGCGATCCCGAACGGCGGCCGGATAATCGCCATCTGCGATGTTGAAACAACCGGGCTCGACATCCACCACGACCAGATCATCGAACTCGCGATCATGCTAGTCATTGTTGATGCTGAAGGCAGCATTGTTGGTGTCATGCCGCCGCGCAGCTGGCTCGAGGATCCAGGCGCCCCGCTCGATCCGCGCATTATCGAAATCACCGGCATCACGGACGCAGATGTTGCCAGGCAGCAGATCGATGAGCGTCAGGCACTTGCGATGTTTGCTCGAGCTTCTCTCGTTTTGGCTCACAACGCTAAATTTGATGTAGGTTTCATCGAACGTAGGCTTCCGGCGGCCGCAGGCAAGGACTGGGCATGCAGCTGCTCCGAGATCGACTGGCCTATGTTGGGCTTCGACACCCGGGTGCAGGGCTATCTGCTGATGCAGTCAGGCTGGTTCAATACCGCGCATCGGGCAGCAGCAGATGTGTGGTCGCTCTACTGGCTGCTGCAACAGCAACATGGCGAGCGAACGCTACTCCAGCGGCTGCTTTTAGCCTCTGATCAGCCAACAATGCGGATTGATGCCCGATACGCGCCTTATCGCCTGAAGGACGACCTCAAGCTGCGTGGCTATCGCTGGGATAGTGACAGCAAAGTCTGGTGGATCGAAATCGCAGAAGGCGCTTGCGAAACCGAGGTCGCCTGGCTGTACCAGCTTGGCGTGCAGTCGCCGCTGCTCACGCCGATCACGGCCAGGGAACGTCACCGCCCGCTTAAGGTCGCGGCCACCATCATGGAAGAGCCCGACGGTCCGGCATTCTGA